The DNA sequence GCCCAAAGGGGCGGAGCATAGATACCAGAGTGGCACAAATGGGAGGAGCTTAGAGAGTGATGTAATGCATGGGAGGAGACCAGGGCGTGGTTGGGGGCGTGCCCAGAGGTGACCCCGCCCCCTGCCCCGCCCAGGCCGGCACCTGGTGGGCGTGGCGACGGGCGCGGTGGGTGCCGGCGGCGTGGGCGGTGCtgggggcgggcgcgggggcgTGTCTTCTGCGGGCGGCCTATTGGGGCTGCGTGCGCGTCAGCCAGCCCCTCCCACCGCGCGCCTGACCACGCCCCCACGCCCGGACACGCCCCCCACGCCCGCAAGGAGAGATCCCGCCCCGCGGGACACGCCCCTTTCATCGCGGGACACGCCCCTTCATCGTGGGACACGCCCATGGGTGTGGCTGGCCGTGATGACATCACACAGCCACGCCCTGTTTGCCATTGGACGATCCATCCCCTTTATTTTTGCATGGCACCGCCCCCTCCCGCATGCCTCGGGCCCCGCCCCTTGTACATAAGCCCCGCCCCCCGTGTACAGCTCTATTTATTGGCCACGCCCAACCGGGCGGGCCACGCCTGTAAATAAACCCAAAATCGCcatttttcaccccaaaattcACCTTTATTAAAACACAGGGGGTGGGGCGGGGCCTAAGGGGGCGGGGTCACAAAGGGGCGGGGCctgaggggcaggggaggggcGGGAAAATTTTGGGGCAGTTTCCGGGGATTTTGTGTCCGAGCAGAGGCGGCAGCACCTGAGAGACCCAAATTTGGGGGAATTTGGGCAAGTTTGGGTAAAAACAAGGGCGGGGCTCCATCGTGGGGCTGATGATGTCATCAGAACCCAAATTTGGGCGGTTTTGGGTAAATTTGGGTAAAAACGAGGGCGGGGCGCCATCCTGCTGCTGATGACGTCATCAGAACCCAAATTTGGGCGGTTTTGGGTAAATTTGGGTAAATTAGGGTAAAAACGAGGGCGGGGCGCCATCCTGCGGCTGATGACGTCATCAGAACCCAAATTTGGGGGAATTTGGGCAAATTTGGGGAAAAACGAGGGCGGGGCTCCATCTTGGGGCTGATGACGTCATCAGAACCCGGttttggggacattttgggggttttgggtcaatttggggacattttgggTGGATGCAGGATGAAAAGCAGGCGGCGCCATCTTGGCTTTGATGACGTCATCACCGCGACGTTTTGAGGCAATTTCAGCCAATTTTAGGCCGGTTTCGGCCCGACCCCACGCAACCCACTTCAACTTCATTTATTCCAAGCTGATTTTGGGCCAAATTGAGCTAATTTTGGACCAAAACACACCCAAGGACAGGCAACAGACTGAAACTCGAATTTTGAGCGATTTTGAGCTGATTTCAGCCCATTTTGGGCCAAATTGAGCCAATTTTTGCCCAAAACATATCCAAGCCCAGACAACTGcgaaaaaatcaaattttgagCAATTTTCACCCGATTTTGGGCCAAATTGAGCCAATTTTGGGCCAAACCATATCCAAGACCACACAACAGTCTAAAACTTGAGTTTTAAGTGATTTTGACCGAATTTCAGCCGATTTTGATCCAAATTGAGGCAATTTTAGGGCAAAACCCTATCCAAGACCACACAACAGTCTGATACTCGGATTCTGAGCGATTTTGAGCAGATTTTGGGCCAAATTGAGCCAATTTAGGGCTGAAACATATCCAAGGGTGGACAATAGTCTGAAACTCGAATTCTGAGGGATTTTGAGCCGATTTTGGGCAAAATTGATCCGATTTTGGGCCAAAACACATCCAAGGGTGGACAACTGCCTGAAACTTGAGTTTTAAGCCATTTTGTCCGAATTTCAGCCAATCTTGGGCCAAAACGAGCCAATTTCAGTCTAAAACAATGCAATTAAAACCCAgcaccaccccaaaccccagttTTACCCATTTTTTACCTGATTTTGCCCCAAATCCCGCCCTAGACGGCGAGGAGGGCGGTGACGGGGCAGTGGTCGCTGCCCTGGGCGGCGCTGCGGATCTTGCAGTCGCAGAGCGCCCCCAGCAGGCGCCGCGACACCACGGCGTAGTCCAGCCGCCAGCCCACGTTGCGCGCCCGCGCCCCGCCCAGGTAGGTCCAGAAGGTGAAGGCGCCGCGCGCCTCGGGGTACAGGTGCCGGAAGGAGTCGACGAAGCCGGCCTCCAGCAGGCGCGAGAAGCCCTGGCGCTCCTGCGGCGTGAAGCCGGCGCTGGCGCGGTTGGCGCGCGGGTGGCACAGGTCGATCTCGGCGTGGGCCACGTTGAGGTCGCCGCAGAGCAGGACGGGCTTGCGGGCGTCCAGGCCCTGCAGGAAGCGCAGGAAGGCGGCGTCGAAGCGCAGCCGCGGCTCCAGGCGCACCAGGCCCCGGCCGGCGTTGGGCACGTAGGCCGAGACCACGAAGAGAGAGGGGAACTCGGCCGTCACCACGCGGCCGTCCACGTCGTGCTCGGGGTCacctgggggacagggagagggtTAGGAcggactgggaggggactgggagggattgggatggactgggaggggattGGGAGGGGATTGGGGGGCgttgggagggactgggaggggattggggggcactgggaggggactggggggTCTGGGAGGCACTGAaagggcactgggagggactgggaaggactgggatgggattgggggGGAGTTGGACGGGgttgggagggactgggagggactgggatggactgggagggattTCGGGGTGGTTTGGGGTGATTTGGGGCAGTTTGGTGTGATTTCAGGGCAGTTTCAGGTCACTTTCAGAGCAATTTTGGGGCAATTTCAGGGCAGTTTCGGGTCggttttggggcagttttgaGGCAATCTCAGGACGGTTTTGGGGCAGTTTTTCAGTGCAGTTTTGGGTCGGTTTTGGGTCAGTTTTGTGTAGTTTTGTGTCCCTCACCGATGCCGTAGGTGACCTCCAGCGGCTCGGTCCTGGCCAGCAGCCCCACGCCGCTGTAGCCCGGCCGGTCCTTGGCGCTGGACCAGAACTGGTGGGGCAGCCCCGGCAGCGCCCGCAGCTCGGCCGGCACCGCCGACACCGCGCACTTGgtctcctgcaggcacagcacgTCCGGCGCCTCCTCCTGCACCCACTGGGGAGAATACACCCAAAAACGGTGAAAAACTGAGCAAAAATATACAATAATGGCAAAAACCCCCAGCAAAAATGGTGTAAAAACACCCAGAAATGacaaaataacccaaaaatcaccccaaaatcccctcctgcaggcacagcacgTCCGGCGCCTCCTGCTGCACCCACTGGGCACAAAACACCCAGAAACGGTGAAATTCGATCCGAAAATATGCAATTAcggcaaaaaaaccccaaaaaagggtgaaaaagcAGCCAGAAATGGTGAAAAATTGTCCAAAATTGCCCCACAAAACCCCTCCTGCACCCACTGGGCACAAAACACCCAAAAATGGTGAAATTCGATCCAAAAATATCCAAttatggcaaaaaaacccaaaaaagggtgaaaaaacAGCCAGAAATGGTAAAAAACTCATCTGAAAAAGGccccaaatcaccccaaaatcaccccTCGTGCATGCACTGGGGGGCgtcaaaaaaagcccaaaaatggtaaaaaaatccc is a window from the Serinus canaria isolate serCan28SL12 unplaced genomic scaffold, serCan2020 HiC_scaffold_646, whole genome shotgun sequence genome containing:
- the APEX1 gene encoding DNA-(apurinic or apyrimidinic site) endonuclease; its protein translation is MPKRGKKKEENGSGDEAGPAPAKAAKASPAPLYEDPPTREATPDGRRWTLKVTTWNVDGLRAWLRKGGAQWVQEEAPDVLCLQETKCAVSAVPAELRALPGLPHQFWSSAKDRPGYSGVGLLARTEPLEVTYGIGDPEHDVDGRVVTAEFPSLFVVSAYVPNAGRGLVRLEPRLRFDAAFLRFLQGLDARKPVLLCGDLNVAHAEIDLCHPRANRASAGFTPQERQGFSRLLEAGFVDSFRHLYPEARGAFTFWTYLGGARARNVGWRLDYAVVSRRLLGALCDCKIRSAAQGSDHCPVTALLAV